TCCAAATCTTAGAAGCAGCTCTTGTAATCATCGGCCAAGCGTGTGTAAGGTAAGGAAAATCCATGGAGGCATGCGCGTTCCTACCAGAAACATTGATACTTCCAGAGTGAGTTTTACTATTGACAGGTTAAACAAGGGCATTGAGGCAGGAAAATTGATGGAGGCAGGAAATTCGCTTTTACTCGACGGATTTTAAATTGCCTTTTTGCATCAGTTGTGGTTTAGCAGTAGTAAATGTCTCggcataattaataaaaattcataacagtaatactttttttttccttcaaaaacccgagtcataaaaataaaaactaaaaaaaaaaatacattttagaggttatatttaaataatattatatttaataataaataaaacaaatataatatattcttaTTTAAGAAACTAGAAAGTATTACTGTTAtgcatttttagttttttttttttaatttatactaagtttaaaaaatacattttagaggtttttcataatttctttacaagtttttttctttcaaataaaaaaatcattaaaaaaataaattttcttatatataattatgtaaagCCATTATAGCTGTCTAAATTGACTTTAACAACGATACAATCTTTGGTGATGTGAGTATGCAACACACTGTGACAAAATAAAGACTCTTTCACCTTGTGATGATGACGCGTAAGAGTTGGGGTTGGGGTTGGTGTAGTCTCGCGCACATTAAGcctaaattttttgttatggGGAGTTTGTGAACAAGAAGACTAAGTCTCAGAAGAAAATTGATGGAGATAGCCATGTTTATAGCTTAGGATACATTGATAGCTTGGATACGTTGTTGAGTGTTGGCTCATTTAGAGAGTTAGAGTATGATACCTAGTTGACATGTTGTTTTATGTAATTTCTTTCCAAATTAGAAATTATCTTTGTATATCTAGCAATGTGGATTGACTTTGTTTTTAGTTGTACTAAAAAGAGCAAAGTTGTTCATGTATAGTTAGAACAACATCGTTGAATAATTGTACTTATTGAGAGAGTTGTTGGATACCCAGGGAAGCTAGAGTCCATATAGTAAGGAGATTAATCACTCTTTTGTGCATTGGAGTCttcttaaccataaaaaaaaaaaaaaaagtttttgtagaaattgaaaaggaataaaCAAGTTTAGGTCTTAACAAAGAATGCCACTGATGAAGACATGAaaaacttcaaagaaaaatattaaatttcccTAGTTGATTAGTTATGGACTTAGGTTATACCTGTAAAATAAATCTCCTATGGAATAAGAGATACTCCGATGCTTAAGttagtttttaaacttttttttttaagtgataagCAGGtaaaaactcaagaaaataaaaataataatttttgtgtatagagaaaaaatatatgttctttGTCTTGTCAAATGTGTTCTCTATGTAAGGTAGTAATGTTAAGTGTAAGGTAGTGTGATTTAGATTaatcctctttctctctctctaaaccTTATAATATATAACttacaaaaaatatgaaaatatctaaaaacaatatCCGGTAAACTATAAGTGAAAAGTACTATTCATTAATAGCATTACACATATTAATATTCATGAATATTGCCATGCATATTACTATTTAAAACAGTAAAATAAGGAAATAACTCGGTTATATTAGAGCTCTAGCTCCGTTGAGCCtcaatctaattaaattttataaagctTTGTTAAGTTTGGTAGGAgataagagaaaagagaaagagagagatacGAGGATAATTCGGTGGGGTTGTGGTCCAATTGAACTTGAGGTGAAACTTGGTTGGGCTACTCAAccaatttatttgtttgattataataaaagatataaatttttgaaattttgttttaagatGGGTTGTAGATGTTAGttgtaaacaaaaataaacctgaataagatgaaaaaaaaaaagaagataaaaactataattagtaaatattaaaacatatataactTTGTGGTTCTATTTATTCAGAGCAAAAATATTGGTGCGAAGATCCTCAGGTCCTCTTCAATCCTTGCAGGCTTTCAAATCTTTCTCAGAAAGCGAGAAGGAGTGAAAAAAAGATGGAGCACGAATGAAATctttctttattatatatatatataactctttGGAATGTAAAATAGATATGGCTgctattattataattcatgccaaatttcaaaaaaaaataaaaaattatggcaatttataaggaaaaaaagaaagggcggtttctttttttgtttttacactgTTTGAAAgtgttgaaattgttttttttaagtattatttatttaaaaatatattaaaataatattttctttatttatttttaatatccacatattaaaataatttaatttttttttagaaaattcatgaaaaatcagtaatagaacttttaaaaaataaaattatagaaagtaGAAATTAAAGATAACCGAGATATCCTTCACCTTTCTAAGTAATGCGTGTCTATTTAGCAGGGTGCCAGAGTCCCTTTTTAACTCTGCCTCTCTCTTGCTTAAGAAAGAGAATTGACTCCTGCTTTGTCTCAGAGACAGGGAGAAggggagaaggagaagagaattCGAGATCTAAGTCACGACCCACCCTGTTCGTTTAGTAAAAACTCGAAACTTGAGGGCCCTTTACTTGTCAAGAGGGTCGTCCTTTTCTGCTTCCATTTCTTTCTACTTCTGGTAACAATTcccattcttgttttttattatcatatccCAAGgttcttctccttttattttttattggttgataTGTATTGATCTCATTTCTTGCTTCTGTtgggatttcttttctttattgcaTGATTGGAATGGTGTGTTAAAGTTGAAAAAGATTTGATCTTTGTGAAggacatgttttgttttttaatgatttgatgtgttgttttttatgatGGTTTTATCTATCGGATTTACTTGTTTATTCATATAGAAATGTGTGATTTTGATATCTTTATTTCATCCAAGTGTTCTTTAATTGTTGTTACTGTTGTGTTATGGATTTTGCGTTGTTTATGAGTGGTGATTTGATCTGGGTTTGCTTTGGTTTTTACTTGAATGATAAGTTTTTGGTTTTTACTTGAATGATAAGTTCGATAtgattcatatatttaattaattttgatcttgTTTTTTAGTAAAACAAATGGATTTGGACTTGCTTGACGCCTTGATCTTGTTGTAAAATGGGTTTTCTTGATTCATATTCTCAACATGTGCTTGTTTGTACATCAGGATTGTTCATTTGTAAGGTTGATCTTTGTTAAGAGCAATGGGTGTTGAGGTTGTGGCACCTGAGAAGGTTCAGGCCCCTATTGATAGTGTAAGTGAAGTAGATGAAACAATTATGCATGAAAAGGAAAACTTGAAACTGGATGAGGTATCAGGGCTTGCCGAGCCCATACAATTTGGTTCACACGGGGAGGAGCCAGTTAGAGCAGAAGGAAATGATGTTACAGATGCCAACTTGCCAAAGGATGCCATTGACGAGTGGCCTGCTCCTAAGCAGATCCATTCCTTTTACTTTGTAACGTACCGGCAATATGATGATccgaaaataaaatccaaaattgatCAGGCTGATAAGGAGATTCAGAAGAGGAATCTGTCCCGGTTTGAGAttacagaaaaattaaaagctaaaagGGTATGTTGGAAGCTTATTGTTTTTACTAGATATGCTATTTGTCACATCTCAGCTGTTCTAGAAATTATGAATTACTAGAAAGTTATGGGTTTTAAGAATGTTTGTGAATTATCATGATTGGTCCAAATAATTCCATAGCAGCATGCAGAAATAATGCAGGTAATCAgctctttttgttcattttcatCACATTTATTATGGTCAACAGGGTATTTAAAATAATCCAACTGGAACTTTcttttaaaaggaaagaaattgcAAGTTACTTATGAGCCCAAGACAAATATGATAAATCTTTTGTTGTGAAACTGGGGAAATCCTGATCTGAACATGTGTTTGGTGAGGGCAGTTTCTTCTTAGGATGAAAGACCCGTGCAGAACTTCCTTTTCATAGTGAACATTTGATTTTGGAAATAGCTTGATTTTGAAGAGAATTTCTTTATGAAAAGCAGGAATGATAGGTACAAGGCAAAATAAAAGTATAAGCAGGGATGATAGGTCTAGGGCAAAATAAAAGTATAAGAAGAAATAAATCTCCTGTCTTCCTTTTGAATTAGTCTCTCTTTGTGTTCCCGTTTAAATGAACTTAACAGAACAtttatatgtttcttttctAAAGAGAGGAAAGCTCATTTCTATCAtaagttgtcttagtttttACTATTATTCACCTTTGAATGATGAAGTTTAGAAATGAGGATCTTAATACTACTGATTGGCCTTATTAGTGTTTCAGTTTTAAACCATGTATGTCAATGGATGGAACCAGGCACGTGTCTGATAAATGTGCATAGCAAAATTTTATGGTACATTGCAAATATTAGAATTATGTATTGATGTCTGTGAAAATACCATTGCAATAATGTTAATGACAAAGAAAGTCTTTCCTTTTACACCTGCTATGCCAATTCAATGGCACAGTATGTAAAACCTTTCTTTAAGTTTTTCACTAGTAATTACAAAACAGTTTTGGAATGGTGTTTGATAACTCTTTACaaagatttttagttttgaaatcaCTAAATTTTGAGGGTCcctatatttaatatttatatttctgctttcagatttataatatattctttttctctctcctgaTATTTTAACTATGAGCTTGGTTGTTATGCTGTAGCTATTGACCTTACTGGAAGCAATTACTCTCACTTTTATTCTCTTActttgttttcattctagttgcaCACAAACTCCATTAACATAATCTCATGGTACTCTTTGAAACTAAGATTTCTGGTTATGAAGAACATTATCATATGATACAATTAGCTAGCAACCATTGTGATGAAAACTGAAGCATGGAGGTGTCCTAGCTCAAGTTCCAGAAATGACTATCTTCTATTgagttaaagaaagaaaaaaactttagaaTTATTTGCTCTAAAAATGTAGATTCCAAAGAGTCCATTATTTACAAAGCATGCTGTTTCCATTATATACTACCATATGCTTAGCACATTTCAGAGTTCACATTTTTCGAAAAACATTGCACCAATCTAGTCCCAATGAAATTCTACTTGTTTTTCACCTCCAAtgaaattctaattattttttacttgttctTCTGCAGGCGAAACGGGCAGAGTTGGTGAACCAGGTAAGGACCCTGAAGAATGAGGGTCGTCAGTATAAATCGATgtttgatgagaaaaaaaagaaaatggagccTCTGCAGCATGCACTGGGCAAGCTGCGTGACACAAATAGTGCTGGTCGTGGTGGTTTATGCTCATCCGAGGAAGAGCTTAATGATCTTGTATGTTCTTAGCTGCTAGCTTTGCATGCACATTGGGACTTGCCAGTTTCTTTTGGTACATTAGCAAGTGTGATATtgcattttttaagtttttgtattGGTATGGTGATTTCAGATCTACAGTTTGCAATACCGCATACAACATGAGAGCATCCCATTGACAGAGGAGAAGCAAATACTTAGAGAAATCAAACAGTTTGAGGGGACAAGGGAAAAAGTAATTGCTAATGCTGCTATGAGAGCAAAGATTCAGGATTCAATGGGTCAGAAAGAAGCCATTCAAGACCAGGTCAAAGTAAGAGAACTGTTTCTGAAATATCATGTGTTGGAAGTTTGTAGTTTCACCAACTTTACTTTCTGTGCCTGTATGGTTGTTATTTTCATGTATGTAACAGTAATTTACTCTATTTTGATTATTGTAGCTTATAGGCGTTGACTTGGATGGTGTAAGGAAGGAACAACAAGTACTTTGGGGAAAAGTTGACGGCCTAGATGGGAAAGTGAAGGCACTGGATGCTGAAATTAAGACTTTACAGGATGAGTTGACAGCTGTGACCCTGAAGAGGGACAAAGCATATGAAACTATTCAGGAACTTCGGAAACAGCGTGATGAGGCAGTATGTTTATTAAttccaataattatttttttaaaaaggagcTGTCCGTGTGAGTGTGTAGGCATGCGCTAATCAAAAGCTTTGTACCACTTTTAGTCAATTTTTAACCCCAACAGATTCTACTTCCATCTACTACTTCAAGGTTAGTTTTGCCAGAAATCTGTTGTCTGAAAAAGCAAACTACAAAGAAAGCATGCTCTGATATGCTGTGAAAATGTTGAGGTCCGAAAGGATGGTGTTTCAGAGGTGTGGCTGGAGTCTaacttgaaaagcattttttgaCACCATAATTTAGTGAAATTGTTGGTTGCATGGGAGCCTGTATTGACAATCAATTCATAACCAAATTGATGTGGTAGACTTGACGGTTTTACTTTTGCACTGTGAGGCTgtttttgaatttcatattATTCCTTTGTGCATACCTTGCAGTGCCTCCTGGAGGACTGTATTTCTTACAAACCTCTCTTGAATCTTTGCTTTGGAGTGAGTAGTTTTAGAAAAGCTTAATCTAACAAGCTGTATCCTTCCCCTCTCCTTTCCTTTTGACATTGTTGAatttggcttcttttttttattattggctGTAGAATAGTTATTCAATCATTTTACTAGCCTTTTCTATTACATTTTCGATTAAGCTTGTGAGTTGTTTTCTTGGACATAACTTTAATAATCTTTAATGACTTCATCAGAATGCCAACTTTTACCAATGCCGTAAGCTCTTGACCAAAGCCAAAGAACTTGCTGCTAGGAAAGATGTACCGGCTCTTGAAGAACTTGCACATGCTGAGGTTTGTTAGACAAATACTATCTGGTAATAGGAACagcaatattttaattattgctgctacattctaatatttttctttaatatccATAATTAGGTTGAAAATTTTATGTCCCTCTGGAGCCATAACAAGGCCTTTAGGGATGATTACGAGAAAAGAATTTTGCCCTCCCTTGACCGCCGACAAATGAGCAAGGATGGACGAATTAGGAACCCTGATGAGAAGCCATTGGTGATATTGGAGACGCCGATACTTTCTGAACCAGAGCCGGTGGTAAAAGCTATTGCAAAGCGACCGAAAGAAGATCCAAAACCCACTTCTCAAAAAGATGCTCTACCCCCCCAAAAGGTCCAGAAGGAAACTACTAAGACAGAATTGAAGACGACTTCGGAGCACTCTGACATCATTGACAAGGAGGTCTCTGGGTTGGAAAATCTGCAAAAGAATCCTTCTGAAGAAAAGGAAGTTGATGAAGCGAAATTGAAGGAGATGAAAAGAGAAGAGGAAATAGCAAAAGCTAAGCAAGCcatggaaaggaagaagaagctgGCTGAGAAAGCTGCTGCAAAAGCAGCTGCAAGAGCTCAAAAGGATGCTGAGAAAAAGCTCAAGgttatggtttatttatttattttttaatttctgccTTTGCTTTAGTTTACTATTTGTATTTAGAAACTCAAAATACTCTTTGATGCACTTCAGGAAcgagaaaagaaattaaagaagaaggCTGCAGCTACTGAGCCTGAGGAACCTGTGGAAGCAGTTGCAGAGGCAGAATCTGAAATGGTTGAAGTGAATGATGAGGTTCCTGTTCCAGTGAAGGAAAAAGTTTGGAAAGAGAATACTGTTAGGCCTAGGAATCGTTCAAGAGGCCCGGGTTCACTTCCCAAAGTCATCCCGAGGAGGAAAAAGTCAACAAACTATTGGATATGGGCTGCTCCTGCCGCTTTGGGAGTTCTTGTGTTTCTAGCGCTCGGGTACTACTACTATCTTCTCTGAAGAGTTAACACTAGGGTTAAGTAGAAGAGTTATGGACAGTTTTCTGCTTGATGAGCATGTGAGTGGCAAGGTCTGTTGTAGCAGAATTAATccttttatgttctttcatCCTGTCGATGGATGGACTCCAAACTCATAATGTTCTTGGTAGCTCAGTCAGTTTAAAGGTTTAGACAGAGAGCTAAatacatttgttttgttttatgctgttattattattttttctcaaattttggCTTCagttaaatttcataaattttgaaaGCGCTTGCTTGGGGAGGGGAGGATCATATTCAGCATATAGTTTTTGCTAAGCTCTTTTACTTTGATGGATAGAACTATTCATGGAAGGAAATGAAAAGGCTAGACTACTAGCCTGTGGACCTTAAACTGAAATTTCAGGTGAGAAGACTCGAAGTGATCATCAATCAGGACGCTGAGAGCTACTTGCTTGGTTCACAGATTTGAGTTCACAGCTCCAACATTGAGTTGGAAGCATTTGCAAGGTTCTAGgccaagtgtgtgtgtgtgtgtctatatatatttattttcttttgatgattttaagcATTCAGTGGATTTTTGATCAGCACAGTAAAGGGAGGCTGTGGATTTTTGATAATTTCGAGCTTTCTAGTCAGAAGACATTCTCCGGGAGTGAATGCAAGTGTCACCTCGCCAAAGGCTTGCTTCACAGTCACTTTGTCAATTTAACTTCTGTGATTGGCATTCAACGTTTCCTCACAATTAAAAAAGGGagttatctaaaaataattgtgTCAGTATCAGACTTCCGAACAAATATTTGTTCAAAACAGACTTGATATACAGATCATTGTACAAATTTTGTCCACAGAAGGAGCAACTAATAGTTGTATCGACTGATTTGCTCTATAGTGAGAAGGCATCAACTTTCTTATTCGAACAGAAAACTTGGTCTGTAATGCAGGAAGCAAGTTGTTTCATAAGTTGCCGGACCACGTAAATTTCATATGCACTCTTGTgcttatctttttttctctacaTAAACGATCGCTGATGGATGGGTTTTCTGTTTGCTGCTGTTCTCTAGAGGCACTGGTTAGATCTGCAGCCCTCTGAAGTTGCGCAACTTCAAGTTCTAAAGTGGTGGTAGCATCATCAAATCTCCCATAAATCTATGAACTATGAAGAGTTTACATGTCGATTATGAACAAGTCTTCTTTCTAAATAGTATTTAAGAGTATACCTCGCACAAATCCAGTgcattcagaaaaaaaataaattttagaaaattacatacaagttcaattttaaaagacaaattacTAGTACGAAGATATTTGTAATTAAGAACAATAAGTCTTTCAAAAATATAGCTAATTGCGCTACCTATATTACCATTTTcgtacattttaaaaaattaccacttaattgatttctttctttttttaaaataaaaaactcacataatattttattttttgaatgttCAACTTTCACGCTTGTAAAATGGTCTataatctgtttttttcttgtaaatgttCCATTGTTGTAAATGTTGATTctaatcaaatgaaattatgaTTGTAAAAGTAGAGAATATAATTCTTCATATTTGTAAATAttgtttctaaaaataaaaagaatattgatCATTAGCTTATTAAGGTGCTCTATATGTTTTCTAATAACTATAGctagatttatttaaaaaattctaaaaaatgtaTATATGAATAAACCATTCGTTCTTTGAGCACTAATTTGTCGACGAGAGAGATTGAGGGGATATTATCCAATCTGCTGATATACAATCGACACTCCAAATTCCAATCAACTAAATCATTCAGTGCAAGTTCCTTAGCAAAATCTGGCATGCTTTTCTCTCGAGTCCTTAGTTTTCTCATCTTCACGTCTCGAAGATACCCCTGCAGCAGGTTGCTTTTCTCTGGAGTTTATGTGATTTCTCCCAAGAACAACAGTCGGTATGTTATGAGTTCAAACCGTGCTCCTCGCCGGCCTTGGCAGAAATAATAATGCCATAGCGAGTCGTCTAGACACCAAATTTAGCCATCCAAACATGTCAGCTGGGGTGGTAGGTTTTTTATAATGGCTTGCTTTGTTTATTTTGTCGTAattgttaaactaattgagatcaaacacaaaaaggaggctagaattctgaataaactgtatattatgaatgcatagtcttaacctaattacaaataaagtatatataggttaaacagaaagtactattctacccttaataaataagacaacataaatattatttaacatctcccctcaaactcacgatgcggcagctacaagcatcgagagtttgccaactagaaaacgaaaacgagatatggaatgcgccttggtaaagaaatctgcaatctgcaatgaagaaggaacaaagggcaaagtaatggttccatgcttgagatgatgacgagtaagatgacaatcgatttcaatgtgcttagtccgctcatgaaaaaccgagttgtgagcaatctgaatagaactctggttgtcacaatacataggagtaggatgggaaaaggaaactcccatatcagcaagtaaccaacgtaaccaaataatctctttggtagtagatgccatggcacgatattctgcttcggtggatgattgagaaacaatagattgtttcttactcttccaagaaataagagaatcacctaaaaagatacaaaacccggtaacagacttgcgatctgtgggatcactaccatgatcagcatcagagtatgcacgtaactccaaggaagaggtggatgaaagtaaaagacttt
This genomic interval from Populus alba chromosome 1, ASM523922v2, whole genome shotgun sequence contains the following:
- the LOC118038160 gene encoding proton pump-interactor 1, translated to MGVEVVAPEKVQAPIDSVSEVDETIMHEKENLKLDEVSGLAEPIQFGSHGEEPVRAEGNDVTDANLPKDAIDEWPAPKQIHSFYFVTYRQYDDPKIKSKIDQADKEIQKRNLSRFEITEKLKAKRAKRAELVNQVRTLKNEGRQYKSMFDEKKKKMEPLQHALGKLRDTNSAGRGGLCSSEEELNDLIYSLQYRIQHESIPLTEEKQILREIKQFEGTREKVIANAAMRAKIQDSMGQKEAIQDQVKLIGVDLDGVRKEQQVLWGKVDGLDGKVKALDAEIKTLQDELTAVTLKRDKAYETIQELRKQRDEANANFYQCRKLLTKAKELAARKDVPALEELAHAEVENFMSLWSHNKAFRDDYEKRILPSLDRRQMSKDGRIRNPDEKPLVILETPILSEPEPVVKAIAKRPKEDPKPTSQKDALPPQKVQKETTKTELKTTSEHSDIIDKEVSGLENLQKNPSEEKEVDEAKLKEMKREEEIAKAKQAMERKKKLAEKAAAKAAARAQKDAEKKLKEREKKLKKKAAATEPEEPVEAVAEAESEMVEVNDEVPVPVKEKVWKENTVRPRNRSRGPGSLPKVIPRRKKSTNYWIWAAPAALGVLVFLALGYYYYLL